A part of Ptychodera flava strain L36383 chromosome 11, AS_Pfla_20210202, whole genome shotgun sequence genomic DNA contains:
- the LOC139143160 gene encoding homeobox protein SIX2-like, with translation MSSAEIRSLIKLAMENKDYKKVYELLETYPYDDGEDLVSLWDKAHYLEKFNRDHKPLTPLIKFRIRQRFPPPRSILPTEQRQVKTLPNYARQILECWYAEHQRYPYPALEKAELSRRTG, from the exons ATGAGTTCAGCAGAGATCAGGTCTTTGATTAAACTGGCCATGGAAAACAAAGACTACAAGAAAGTATATGAACTTCTAGAG ACCTACCCATACGATGACGGTGAAGATCTTGTTTCATTGTGGGACAAAGCGCATTACCTGGAGAAGTTTAATAGGGACCACAAACCACTAACCCCTTTGATTAAATTCAGAATTCGCCAAAG GTTTCCGCCACCCAGGAGTATCTTGCCTACTGAACAGCGTCAGGTGAAAACACTACCAAACTATGCCAGGCAAATCTTGGAATGCTGGTACGCAGAGCACCAGCGATACCCATACCCAGCCCTGGAGAAGGCAGAACTATCCAGAAGAACTGGGTGA